Proteins encoded in a region of the Anopheles ziemanni chromosome 2, idAnoZiCoDA_A2_x.2, whole genome shotgun sequence genome:
- the LOC131283685 gene encoding mitochondrial basic amino acids transporter, whose translation MALDFAAGCLGGCAGVLVGFPFDTVKVHLQTQNHKNPLYRGTYDCFRKIVVREGIHGLYRGMSSPMAGVAVVNAIVFGVYGNIQRRTSDPNSLMSHFAAGTAAGLAQSFVCSPMELVKTRLQLQDNLPKAAQRFSGPLDCTRHIWRREGFRGIFRGLGITAARDMPGFSSYFVAYEYMVRAVANPSPFVILMAGGLAGTFSWLVTFPMDVVKSRLQADGISGKPQYSGLVDCVKKSYAAEGLSFLSRGLASTLLRAFPMNAVCFLVVSYTMKFFDDPSVVELGATTSIEPHQLLIASVQQQQSHQQQPLVSSGHSVTMPSGHKRTSDHHLDLQHIKQNTYRFLRSLGAFSEAVCCAEMGELTDDLYDHVPEERTRYYAKLNEYLLTNDEEDTSNRYPFLGD comes from the exons ATGGCTTTGGACTTTGCTGCCGGTTGCTTAGGCG GTTGCGCCGGTGTTCTGGTCGGGTTCCCGTTCGACACGGTTAAGGTGCACCTGCAAACGCAAAACCACAAAAATCCACTGTACCGCGGTACCTACGACTGCTTCCGGAAGATCGTCGTCCGCGAGGGTATCCATGGGCTGTACCGGGGCATGTCTAGCCCGATGGCGGGCGTCGCCGTGGTGAACGCGATCGTGTTCGGTGTGTACGGTAACATCCAGCGGCGTACGTCCGATCCGAACTCGTTGATGTCACACTTCGCCGCCGGAACGGCCGCTGGATTGGCGCAAAGTTTCGTCTGCTCACCGATGGAACTGGTCAAAACGAGACTGCAGCTGCAGGATAACCTTCCGAAGGCGGCACAGCGGTTCAGTGGACCGCTGGACTGTACCCGGCATATCTGGCGCCGGGAAGGCTTTCGAGGGATCTTCCGAGGGTTGGGCATAACAGCAGCTCGGGATATGCCAG GGTTCTCCAGCTACTTCGTGGCCTACGAGTACATGGTGCGGGCGGTGGCAAACCCTTCGCCGTTTGTCATCCTCATGGCCGGTGGACTGGCAGGAACCTTCTCCTGGTTGGTGACGTTCCCTATGGATGTCGTGAAGTCTCGCCTCCAGGCGGATGGAATTTCCGGCAAGCCGCAGTACAGCGGGTTGGTTGACTGTGTCAAGAAAAGTTACGCCGCCGAGGGCCTATCATTCTTGTCGCGTGGTCTCGCCTCCACCCTCCTACGTGCCTTCCCTATGAACGCCGTTTGTTTCCTTGTTGTCTCCTACACGATGAAGTTCTTCGACGATCCGAGCGTAGTCGAACTCGGGGCCACGACATCCATCGAGCCACATCAGCTGCTAATCGCTTCcgtacagcagcagcagtcgcatCAGCAACAACCTCTCGTTTCGTCCGGACACTCCGTGACGATGCCCTCCGGTCACAAGCGAACATCCGACCATCACCTAGACCTGCAGCACATCAAACAGAACACCTACCGGTTTCTGCGCTCCCTCGGTGCGTTCAGTGAAGCGGTCTGCTGCGCCGAAATGGGTGAACTAACGGACGACCTGTACGATCATGTGCCGGAAGAACGGACTCGGTACTACGCCAAGCTGAACGAATATCTGCTCACCAACGACGAGGAAGACACCAGCAATCGGTACCCGTTCTTAGGCGACTAA
- the LOC131282135 gene encoding neutral and basic amino acid transport protein rBAT-like: MNHLQISTDPTLLGADLLPESLTTSPSVSTFLPEEDASTCLLLPETPSPPLDFSHPLTPSMGNPGDNLPCDSVTGGDDPAAETSSSSGSSGIGMVGPVGAAAGNLFSHNTYQHLRKKSDVAKAGQDGSMHHAAILGIAVTKDMPGFVHWNWPLIRKCTFFAFLAVIVAMVGIVVAMIATLPKFCNPDTAWYKGSVFYEVFPASFQDTNEDGLGDIRGLIGRAEYFKSLGIGAVRLNSIFPSKHYPDHFQEITTLTDVDEVLGKVEDIQKLAATLHERNISLVLDLPIYPFLDRLSRSTIDLDRLPNRTDGDMVTSEFLRLSRSVEARSDGTIVSDVVRFWLTRTGVDGFYVKGLEHFAEDPLLVENVKEWKYLLGPERVLIVGQKLVEKLPESVVHDVLSQVDLVDVYLDVSNGTDGIGKTVQDAIKGRLLRGEDHPWIHWSLGSVSERRMTSGLSPNATLAATLMELTLPGTPSIFYGDEISLEEVHDPKGEHGDSQHLHHLATMVWDGSQNQFTSRASLPWMPRSASASLHHLDYVIEAIALRKRSPSIYLNAVVKEGKRLPNADVKSNQNEILVVQRWYPRRHSFATIANLGQKRVSLDLTAMFYSGEIVAGSSLKHERVYFDHFEINPLETIVVKLHK; encoded by the exons atgaatcaCCTTCAAATATCCACCGACCCGACGCTGCTCGGGGCGGACCTGCTGCCGGAGTCGCTAACAACGTCGCCCTCGGTATCGACGTTCCTGCCGGAGGAGGACGCTTCCACCTGTCTGCTGCTGCCGGAAACCCCCAGCCCACCGTTGGACTTTTCCCACCCGCTGACGCCGAGCATGGGCAACCCGGGGGACAATCTGCCGTGCGATTCGGTGACCGGCGGGGACGACCCGGCGGCCGAAACGAGCAGCTCGTCCGGCAGTTCCGGGATCGGTATGGTCGGGCCGGTAGGGGCCGCCGCTGGCAATCTGTTCAGCCACAACACCTACCAGCATCTGCGCAAGAAGAGTGACGTCGCGAAGGCAGGCCAGGACGGGTCGATGCATCACGCGGCCATTCTGGGCATCGCTGTGACGAAGGATATGCCCGGGTTCGTGCACTGGAACTGGCCGCTTATACGCAAGTGTACCTTCTTTGCGTTCCTCGCCGTGATTGTCGCCATGGTGGGCATCGTGGTGGCCATGATTGCGACCTTGCCGAAGTTCTGCAATCCAGA CACCGCTTGGTACAAGGGATCCGTGTTCTACGAGGTCTTTCCCGCCAGCTTTCAGGACACAAACGAGGACGGGTTGGGCGATATTCGGGGACTGATCGGGCGTGCGGAGTACTTCAAATCCCTCGGCATCGGTGCAGTCCGTTTGAACTCAATCTTTCCCTCCAAGCACTACCCGGACCACTTCCAGGAGATAACAACGCTGACGGACGTCGATGAGGTGCTGGGAAAGGTGGAGGACATCCAGAAGTTGGCCGCCACGCTGCACGAGCGTAACATTTCGCTCGTGCTGGATCTTCCCATCTATCCCTTCCTCGACCGGCTCAGTCGCTCGACGATCGACCTCGATCGTTTGCCGAATCGCACCGATGGCGATATGGTTACGAGCGAGTTCCTGCGACTTTCACGGTCGGTTGAAGCTCGCAGTGATGGAACAATCGTCTCCGATGTGGTACGCTTCTGGCTCACCCGGACCGGCGTCGATGGGTTCTACGTGAAGGGTCTGGAACACTTTGCCGAAGATCCGCTGTTGGTGGAGAACGTTAAGGAGTGGAAGTACCTGCTCGGACCGGAGCGTGTTTTGATCGTAGGCCAAAAGCTGGTGGAGAAGCTGCCGGAGAGTGTCGTCCATGACGTGCTGTCGCAGGTCGATTTGGTCGATGTGTATCTGGATGTGAGCAACGGAACGGATGGGATCGGCAAAACAGTGCAGGACGCTATAAAGGGTCGGCTGTTGCGTGGTGAGGATCATCCGTGGATCCACTGGAGCTTGGGTAGTGTTTCGGAGCGCCGGATGACGTCGGGTCTCAGCCCAAATGCGACACTTGCTGCCACCCTCATGGAACTAACCTTACCCGGTACACCCAGCATCTTCTATGGTGATGAAATTTCGCTCGAGGAAGTACACGACCCGAAGGGAGAGCACGGAGACTCGCAACATCTGCACCATTTGGCCACGATGGTATGGGATGGGTCACAGAATCAGTTTACGAGCCGTGCATCGCTACCGTGGATGCCACGCAGTGCGTCCGCTTCGCTGCACCACCTGGACTACGTGATCGAAGCGATCGCGCTCCGGAAACGGTCACCCTCGATCTATTTGAACGCGGTTGTGAAGGAGGGGAAGAGGCTACCGAACGCCGACGTGAAATCGAATCAGAACGAAATCCTCGTCGTACAGCGATGGTACCCGCGCCGGCACTCGTTCGCCACCATCGCCAATCTGGGCCAGAAGCGAGTCTCGCTCGATCTGACCGCCATGTTCTACAGTGGGGAAATCGTTGCCGGATCGTCGCTCAAACATGAGCGAGTATATTTCGACCACTTCGAGATAAACCCACTGGAGACGATCGTAGTGAAACTACACAAGTAA
- the LOC131283669 gene encoding coiled-coil domain-containing protein 40-like, whose translation MNPESDQNSISVQADAFNESIADRVGVLETDHPLLERFQAALKAHLVKVKDQLEEEVAELNHRLEQNEKESEEVGAELYDLQEEIDNQKELLEIYGKEILELSIRRQEEEKQAAKYRKEYEEHMVTMKEFHRTHKEHLMELENLTVLESEFAKWAQEIKDEIAVAKRVASKDAKDRLAAADEKRKMDLLVLNLGNEVKRKDHELEAIEDQIKEQDEKRETICRSLADANSDLEALQHEHKRVSQAWGEVIVAIQQRDRVLVKTKDELESIYEEHKVIRSKTEITKKAAAKEMEQNEKLAGFKNRIQGDIFSLEKQVRKEQEDEDKLKRDLDHYALILEQTEADILKAQQEGLLIENHLKSLRQTLEKQNRKKFELEEQILELLQDQLTTDKAGQSQGKLLQSTKEKRDELDISMTSTENQLSEVLLELEKWRAIVENSKEVLKEAKEEHDKMDAEANKVNEDIKLVKETIAAKLRKIDTLNRELEQLITKAGGQEMNPDELKLLDVQQDIVEMDGKIKEAEASWLKLQSSVKALSEKRSQQLDEINYSRKKLLLAEQKAIKIESQLEEVMNENREIVRSLAALNTRLDNASLDLFKTRRVHEKEEQECEVAHHQATERLREAEMAVLNLEQELKDLGKEIDECKQEVLEKHREALSWETKCKMSAEAKKFRDEETTQNSEIGIMKAEIHRMQVRFGQLKRLQEKLVHDLENTVQHRENIFESVNAREKVFGGKFKTRSTMQHKINELKNKMKVVFSEISQAEKSLIEIDTAQKLLQAEIENKKHQIEEEKLQTNLIRAETEQASLLKQENLDYIVRHQYRARRYRALANAQQLPKFRNEILIQADLQRQREVNENIVAVVETLQQDFPVQKFNLNKILQSLK comes from the exons ATGAACCCAGAAAGTGATCAAAATAGTATCAGCGTCCAGGCGGATGCTTTTAACGAATCCATTGCCGACCGGGTCGGTGTACTAGAAACGGATCACCCGCTGTTGGAAAGATTCCAGGCGGCTCTGAAGGCTCACCTGGTGAAGGTTAAAGATCAgttggaggaggaggtggccGAGCTGAACCATCGTCTGGagcaaaatgaaaaggaaTCCGAAGAGGTCGGCGCAGAACTGTACGATTTGCAGGAGGAAATCGATAACCAGAAGGAGCTTCTCGAAATTTACGGTAAAGAAATTTTGGAACTCTCCATTCGGCGTCaggaggaagaaaagcaaGCAGCCAAGTACCGGAAGGAGTACGAAGAGCACATGGTGACGATGAAGGAGTTTCACAGAACCCACAAGGAGCACCTGATGGAGCTGGAAAATCTGACCGTGCTGGAGAGTGAGTTCGCCAAATGGGCACAGGAGATCAAGGACGAGATTGCGGTGGCGAAACGGGTCGCTAGCAAGGACGCGAAAGATCGTCTCGCCGCGGCAGACGAGAAACGAAAGATGGATTTGCTCGTGCTCAACCTCGGCAACGAGGTCAAACGGAAGGACCACGAGTTAGAAGCGATCGAGGATCAAATCAAGGAGCAGGATGAAAAACGGGAGACGATTTGCCGCAGCCTTGCCGACGCCAATTCCGATCTCGAGGCGTTGCAGCACGAGCACAAGCGTGTATCCCAGGCATGGGGTGAAGTAATAGTGGCCATTCAGCAACGCGACCGGGTGCTGGTTAAGACCAAAGACGAACTGGAATCGATTTACGAGGAACATAAAGTGATTAGAAGCAAAACGGAAATCACCAAAAAGGCAGCCGCGAAGGAAATGGAGCAGAACGAAAAGTTGGCCGGATTCAAGAATCGCATCCAGGGCGATATCTTTTCACTGGAGAAGCAGGTACGCAAAGAGCAGGAGGACGAGGACAAGCTGAAGCGTGATCTCGACCACTACGCCCTGATTCTGGAGCAAACGGAAGCGGACATACTGAAAGCGCAGCAGGAAGGTTTGTTGATCGAGAATCACCTGAAGTCTCTTCGGCAAACGCTGGAGAAACAGAACCGCAAGAAGTTCGAGCTGGAGGAACAGATCCTTGAACTGCTGCAAGACCAGCTGACCACCGACAAGGCGGGGCAGTCGCAAGGAAAGCTTCTGCAGAGTACGAAAGAAAAGCGGGACGAACTTGACATCTCCATGACGAGCACGGAGAACCAGCTGTCGGAGGTGTTGTTGGAGTTGGAAAAATGGCGTGCAATCGTAGAAAACTCCAAGGAAGTCCTTAAGGAGGCAAAG GAAGAACACGACAAAATGGATGCAGAGGCGAACAAGGTCAACGAAGATATCAAGCTGGTAAAGGAAACAATTGCGGCGAAGCTGCGCAAAATAGACACGCTGAACCGCGAACTGGAGCAGTTGATCACCAAAGCGGGCGGCCAGGAGATGAATCCGGACGAGTTGAAGCTGCTCGACGTCCAGCAAGACATCGTCGAGATGGACGGTAAGATCAAGGAGGCCGAAGCGTCATGGTTGAAGCTTCAATCGAGCGTAAAAGCGTTATCGGAGAAACGCTCGCAGCAGCTGGATGAGATTAATTACTCCAGAAAGA AGCTGCTGCTCGCGGAACAGAAAGCGATCAAGATCGAGTCCCAGCTCGAGGAGGTGATGAATGAAAACCGGGAGATTGTGCGTTCACTAGCGGCTCTCAACACTCGGCTCGATAACGCCAGCCTGGATCTGTTCAAGACGCGCCGGGTGCACGAGAAAGAGGAACAGGAATGCGAGGTGGCGCACCATCAGGCGACGGAACGGCTGCGGGAAGCCGAGATGGCTGTGCTGAATCTGGAGCAGGAACTGAAGGACCTCGGCAAGGAGATCGACGAGTGCAAGCAGGAGGTACTGGAGAAACACCGCGAGGCACTGTCGTGGGAAACGAAGTGTAAAATGTCGGCCGAGGCTAAAAAGTTCCGCGACGaggaaacaacacaaaacagcGAGATCGGCATCATGAAGGCGGAAATTCATCGTATGCAGGTCCGCTTTGGGCAGCTGAAACGCCTGCAGGAGAAGCTGGTACATGACCTAGAGAACACGGTCCAGCACCGGGAAAACATCTTTGAGTCGGTCAACGCACgggagaaggtgtttggagGGAAGTTTAAGACTCGCTCCACCATGCAGCACAAGATCAAcgagttgaaaaataaaatgaaggtCGTTTTTTCG GAAATTTCCCAGGCGGAAAAGAGTCTTATCGAGATCGATACCGCCCAGAAGCTGCTGCAGGCTGAGATAGAAAACAAGAAGCACCAGATCGAGGAGGAAAAGCTGCAGACGAACCTCATCCGGGCGGAAACGGAACAGGCGTCGTTACTGAAGCAGGAAAATTTGGACTACATCGTCCGTCATCAGTACCGTGCGCGGCGCTATCGAGCCCTCGCGAACGCACAGCAACTTCCAAAGTTTCGCAACGAAATACTTATTCAGGCGGACTTGCAGCGTCAGCGAGAGGTGAACGAGAACATCGTGGCGGTAGTAGAAACGCTTCAGCAGGACTTTCCAGTGCAGAAGTTTAACCTCAATAAGATTCTTCAGTCGTTGAAGTGA
- the LOC131282134 gene encoding protein expanded yields the protein MRAFCTVSAPLEVCAPPSRPLPPGTRFLALKLLGTPQPRTLYFLVEAKSRVREVYAQTCHHFSKQGMLDTELFGLAVLIDGEYLFADPESKLSKYGPKSWRSSHTHGLDANGKPLLELHFRVQFYIESPLMLRDEVSRHNYYLQLKYNAVNRELPKECSEQSLLLLSGLSLQADLGDSVPDDGTGSSSTSTAAASASTSAVSVQPQSQVPPAAATPAAASCSTSATAPSISSGNSSNSSSSSSSSSSSSSSTTSGNTNTSKSSTATSTSTSSPNPSAVGSSSSASCASSVATNTTAATATNASQTGATPNATASGSTGGAEYFRADEYLNPALRSAWGVAAASTCHRENRGLSRADAETHYIREACNLNEAINAHIFRMRQTKHETGLGSVTLSIYAKGIRIATDGGSSSAATTFHWPHIGKLSFDRKKFAICSGDSKITLYSTNDDKNKMILALCRETHQFSMKIAPRLTEAIKREEEESSCIHGYPYLYSRALNLPYKSKSDQRISVISSTSSNTTSGIVSDRVHSEDELEIMINTPPTATLAAPSTESLALAHLLDCPSVSRQTSSVGQVSLKDLEGTLAALSVAGGRGAGTAAGSGAGPVRSASVGSDSGSVAETKPSESRKECESSPSSQHNIGSQCSSTCSTVVVATDCLSLPPGSSTTTSTTTTVSNHGAPIPSPERRQTSTCSSLVLGFSHTAQNSTLSVATSTCLDHDINEEEEETHSGVYTIAHVPPTETSGVYTMNSSEMTGQSSEIAESESHESSHYGCFQPCQSEMADPLEPVDSVDGDFRPRLDSGLNSEFRMRSDSNVSAAGSFRGDGSDPTDNKHSLLSAEELTDLIVGRGTYPSRKTVSHTLDSDCDYVTLPLPLEGESYLQGSEDTAPTEDEFDDDEVLPPAPPKRIDSNMAAQAKGQQLQQQQQQQQQQDSPPPPPPPYNAHHETTGLRGPDIRSSVADPEAPAIPLRDPPPYPQKPITMRTTPVAPISAAPVSEEVPARFITTRPQINILKAHASVVGETPKPSFAAPTVNNIGNLSQAAPPPVPGPPQPKPTPVAAPPPPPSGIGMPYNLHPNHKAITSPPPPYTEMPKPPQHRTACVLLPVIKPRQYHPPPPPTMPRQPPPPPPPHLQATVYTSQLARSQIELFQRQMFSDVDYVIYPIQDPSISQQEYLDAKQGSILAAMAQSPPPPPYLAYHTVRAHNRSWDACKNHAIYRSTPYLSMALSSNSRYASTQNLSDTYVQLPGAYSPLYSPSVASLCSSYDPPPPPPLRPRPLASSKASGSIPSNGHGVPLAAGSPALFARSRSDDNILNSVESTPKIRRHPPPPPPPPYESKKAIRKPPLPLPLPTQAPPPPTPAHTAGMLAMKPPAAIPPPSQTSFINPERPPEVPAKPTPPKPSGPSAKLQAQMKKQYPDFDLSTLTGSSSSAAATDRTSIDIKTLREKSKHLDLPLISALMHDQSLLKQTRAFVMPKHPKQTNGNGARLANGTAGSNGPSATVTSAATMNGDSTPCVPNGGSGGVGGGSPPGANQPGNNNNNNSQSPKAKYPVSGLSTTQLAKPRKTSASHRHPNDKLPPLPGQTGPTAEGNNYVMDPTPTPIKQKSFSSSQPSA from the exons ATTATTGGGAACGCCGCAGCCACGCACACTCTACTTCCTAGTCGAAGCAAAAAGTCGCGTACGCGAAGTGTACGCACAAACATGCCATCACTTCTCGAAGCAAGGCATGCTGGACACGGAGCTGTTCGGTCTGGCCGTACTAATAG ATGGCGAGTACCTGTTCGCCGATCCCGAGAGCAAACTGTCCAAGTATGGGCCCAAAAGCTGGCGTTCCTCGCACACTCAT GGCCTGGACGCCAACGGGAAGCCTCTCCTGGAGCTACACTTTCGCGTGCAGTTCTACATCGAGAGCCCGCtcatgctgcgagatgaggtCTCGCGGCACAACTACTATCTGCAGCTCAAGTACAACGCGGTCAACCGGGAGCTGCCGAAGGAGTGCTCCGAGCAGAGTCTGCTCCTGCTCTCCGGCCTGTCGCTCCAGGCGGACCTCGGTGACAGCGTGCCGGACGATGGAACCGGCTCCTCCTCCACGTCGACTGCGGCAGCCTCAGCCTCCACATCGGCCGTCAGTGTGCAGCCGCAGTCACAGGTACCACCGGCGGCGGCAACACCTGCGGCAGCTTCATGTTCCACGTCGGCGACCGCTCCGTCGATAAGTTCCGGCaatagcagcaacagcagcagcagcagcagtagtagcagcagtagtagcagcagcacgaCCAGTGgaaacaccaacaccagcaaaaGTAGTACCGCCACCTCGACATCCACCTCGTCGCCGAACCCGTCGGCCGTCGGGTCATCTTCATCAGCGTCCTGTGCGTCGTCGGtagccaccaacaccaccgccGCGACGGCCACAAACGCCAGCCAAACCGGTGCCACACCAAACGCCACTGCTTCCGGCTCCACCGGAGGTGCGGAGTACTTCCGGGCGGATGAGTACCTCAACCCAGCGCTCCGGTCGGCGTGGGGCGTTGCGGCGGCAAGTACGTGCCACCGGGAGAACCGTGGCCTGTCCCGGGCCGACGCAGAAACGCACTACATCCGGGAGGCGTGCAACCTGAACGAGGCGATCAACGCGCACATCTTCCGGATGCGGCAAACGAAGCACGAAACCGGGCTCGGCTCGGTCACGCTCAGTATCTACGCCAAGGGTATACGGATCGCGACGGACGGCGGTAGCAGCTCGGCGGCGACCACCTTCCACTGGCCGCACATCGGCAAGCTGAGCTTCGATCGGAAGAAGTTCGCCATATGCTCGGGCGACAGCAAGATCACGCTCTACTCGACCAACGACGACAAGAACAAGATGATACTGGCGTTGTGCCGCGAGACGCACCAGTTTTCGATGAAGATCGCGCCCCGCCTGACGGAGGCGATCAAgcgcgaggaggaggagagcaGCTGCATCCACGGGTACCCGTATCTGTACTCGCGCGCCCTCAACCTGCCGTACAAGAGCAAGAGCGATCAGCGCATCTCGGTGATCTCGAGCACCAGCTCCAACACCACGTCGGGGATCGTGAGCGACCGGGTGCACTCGGAGGACGAGCTGGAGATCATGATCAACACACCGCCGACCGCCACGCTCGCCGCACCGTCCACCGAGAGCCTCGCGTTGGCCCATCTGCTCGACTGTCCCAGTGTCTCCCGGCAGACGTCGTCCGTCGGGCAGGTGTCCCTCAAGGATCTCGAGGGAACGCTCGCGGCTCTATCGGTCGCTGGCGGGCGGGGAGCGGGGACGGCGGCCGGTTCTGGTGCGGGCCCCGTCCGCTCGGCCAGCGTTGGAAGTGACAGTGGAAGCGTGGCGGAGACGAAACCATCCGAAAGCCGGAAGGAATGCGAATCCTCACCATCGTCGCAGCACAACATCGGCTCGCAGTGTTCGTCCACCTGCTCGACGGTAGTGGTCGCTACCGATTGTCTCAGCCTGCCGCCGGGAAGCtcgaccaccaccagcacaacGACCACCGTGAGCAACCATGGCGCTCCGATTCCGAGTCCGGAGCGGCGTCAAACGTCCACCTGCAGCAGCTTGGTGCTCGGCTTCAGTCACACGGCCCAGAACAGTACGCTGAGTGTGGCGACCAGCACCTGCCTCGATCATGACATcaacgaggaggaggaagagacACACTCCGGGGTGTACACGATCGCGCACGTACCGCCGACAGAGACGAGTGGCGTGTACACAATGAACAGCAGCGAGATGACGGGCCAATCGTCGGAGATCGCCGAGTCGGAGTCACACGAGAGCTCCCACTATGGCTGCTTCCAGCCGTGTCAGAGCGAAATGGCAGATCCGCTAGAGCCGGTCGACTCGGTCGATGGAGACTTTCGGCCCCGGCTTGACAGTGGGCTGAACAGTGAGTTTCGGATGCGCTCCGACTCGAACGTCAGTGCTGCCGGATCCTTCCGCGGGGACGGCAGTGACCCGACGGACAATAAGCACTCGCTGCTCAGTGCGGAGGAGCTAACGGACCTGATCGTCGGCCGTGGTACGTATCCCTCGCGTAAAACCGTCAGCCACACACTCGACTCCGATTGCGACTACGTGACACTGCCGCTTCCGCTGGAGGGGGAAAGCTACCTGCAGGGCAGCGAAGACACGGCCCCAACGGAGGATGAGTTCGACGATGACGAGGTGCTTCCGCCGGCACCGCCGAAGCGGATCGACAGCAACATGGCGGCG CAGGCGAAGGgtcagcagctgcagcagcaacagcagcaacaacaacagcaagattccccaccaccaccacctccaccgtaCAATGCGCACCACGAGACGACGGGACTGCGTGGACCAGACATTCGGAGTTCCGTCGCCGATCCGGAAGCCCCGGCGATCCCACTGCGCGATCCACCTCCATACCCGCAGAAGCCGATCACCATGCGTACGACTCCGGTGGCGCCGATTTCGGCCGCTCCCGTCTCGGAGGAAGTGCCGGCGCGCTTCATCACGACGCGTCCGCAGATAAACATACTGAAAGCGCACGCCAGCGTCGTGGGAGAGACTCCGAAGCCAAGTTTTGCCGCTCCGACGGTGAATAACATCGGGAATTTGTCGCAGGCCGCACCGCCACCAGTTCCGGGACCTCCGCAACCGAAACCAACTCCCGTTGCGGcccctccaccaccgccgagCGGTATCGGTATGCCGTACAACTTGCATCCTAACCATAAAGCCATAACCTCGCCACCACCGCCGTATACGGAGATGCCGAAGCCTCCACAGCATCGCACCGCTTGCGTCCTGCTGCCCGTAATCAAACCTCGACAGTACCATCCACCACCTCCTCCCACGATGCCCCGGCAAccgcctcctccaccaccgccgcaCTTGCAGGCCACGGTCTACACGAGCCAGCTGGCCCGGTCCCAGATCGAGCTGTTCCAGCGGCAAATGTTCAGCGACGTCGACTACGTGATCTACCCGATCCAGGACCCGTCGATCAGCCAGCAGGAGTACCTCGACGCCAAGCAGGGCTCGATCCTGGCCGCGATGGCCCAAagcccgccgccgccgccctaCCTAGCCTACCACACGGTTCGGGCGCACAATCGCAGCTGGGACGCGTGCAAAAACCACGCCATCTACCGCAGCACGCCGTACCTCTCGATGGCGCTGTCCTCCAACTCGCGCTACGCCTCGACGCAGAACCTCTCCGACACGTACGTCCAGCTGCCCGGCGCCTACTCGCCCCTCTACAGCCCGTCGGTGGCAAGTCTCTGCTCGTCCTACGacccaccgccgccgcctccgTTGCGTCCCCGGCCACTCGCCTCCTCCAAGGCGTCCGGGTCGATCCCATCGAACGGACACGGAGTCCCGCTGGCGGCCGGTTCCCCCGCCCTTTTCGCCCGCTCCCGCTCGGACGACAACATTCTCAACTCGGTCGAAAGCACGCCGAAGATACGCCGGCATCCCCCGCCGCCCCCTCCACCCCCGTACGAGAGTAAGAAAGCCATCCGGAAGCCGCCGCTGCCGTTGCCCCTGCCGACGCAAGCGCCTCCCCCACCGACGCCGGCACATACCGCCGGCATGCTAGCCATGAAGCCACCGGCTGCCATTCCCCCGCCATCACAAACATCGTTTATTAACCCCGAACGACCACCGGAAG TGCCCGCCAAACCGACACCCCCGAAACCGAGTGGACCGAGTGCGAAGCTGCAGGCGCAGATGAAGAAGCAGTACCCGGACTTCGACCTCAGCACGCTGACGGGCTCTAGCTCGAGCGCTGCCGCAACCGATCGCACCTCGATcgacatcaaaacgttgcgcGAGAAGAGCAAACATCTCGATCTGCCCCTCATCTCGGCCCTCATGCACGATCAGTCGCTGCTGAAGCAAACGCGTGCCTTCGTCATGCCGAAGCATCCGAAGCAGACGAACGGCAACGGGGCGCGCTTGGCAAACGGAACCGCTGGATCGAACGGTCCCTCGGCGACGGTCACTTCCGCCGCAACGATGAACGGTGATTCAACGCCGTGTGTCCCCAACGGAGgcagtggtggtgttggtggaggTTCACCACCGGGAGCTAATCAGCCcggtaacaacaacaacaacaacagtcaGTCACCCAAAGCCAAGTACCCGGTGTCGGGCCTTTCGACGACGCAGCTGGCGAAGCCACGCAAAACGTCCGCCAGCCATCGCCATCCGAACGATAAGCTTCCGCCGCTGCCGGGACAGACGGGACCGACGGCCGAGGGTAACAACTACGTCATGGACCCGACGCCGACGCCGATCAAGCAGAAGAGCTTCAGCTCATCACAACCCAGTGCCTAG